In Pseudomonas sp. ADAK2, the genomic window GGTGTGCAGCGCAAACAGTCCGACATCACGACTGAAATGCCCGAGCACCCGCGGGAATGCGCCCCACAAACGCGGATGGGGAAACGGGTCTTCCGGCAATCCGTCGGAGCCGACCATCGACAACGGATGGGCGAGGATCCGCCGCACATCCGCCTCGTCCATCCCGTAATACACCGCACCGGCCGGTTGCAGGCGGCGGGCGGCGTCGAGCAGTGGCATGCCCCACTCGGCGGCGATGTCGAGCAGATCGCGGCCGCTCACTTCAGGATGCGGCGTGGACCAGGTGATGGTGATGCGGTGGGCATCGGTGACTTGCTTGAGGTCCAGGGTCGAGGAACTCGCCGCGTAGGGATAACAATCGCAGCCCACCGGATGGGTTTTTGCCGCGTGCTCAAGGGACGCCAACAGTTGCGGACTGCGACCCCAGTTGCCGACACCGGCACATTTGAGGTGGGACACGATGACCGGGGCTTTCGCGTGTCGGCCGATCTGGAACGCTTCGTCCATGGCCTCCAGCACCGGTTCGAATTCACTGCGCAAATGGGTGGTGTAGACCGCGCCGAAAGCGCTCAGCTCTTCGGTCAGTTGCATCACTTCGTCAGTGGACGCCGAAAACGCGCTGGCATAGGCCAGGCCGGTGGATAACCCCAGTGCGCCCGCCTCCAGGCTCTCGCGCAATTGCTCGCGCATCGCGCTGATTTCCTGCGCAGTGGCAGTACGAAACAAGTCATCAAGGTGATTGCTGCGCAGCGCGGTGTGGCCAACCAGCGCCGCCACATTCAGCGTGGTGTTCGCTGCTTCGACAGCGGCGCGGTAGTCGCGGAACGTCGGATAAACAAACGCAGCACGTGTGCCGAGCAGGTTCATCGGGTCCGGCGGATCGCCGCGCAAACTGACCGGCGAGGCACTGATCCCGCAGTTGCCGACGATCACCGTGGTCACGCCCTGGCTGAGCTTGGGCAGCATCTGCGGCTGGCGGATCACCACGGTGTCGTCGTGGGTGTGCACATCGATAAAACCCGGCGCGAGCACCCGGCCAGCGGCGTCAATTTCATCCGCGGCGCGCGCGTCGTGCAAGTCGCCGATGCGCTCGATGCGGCCGTTCAGGATCGCCACGTCAGCGGGATAACCGGGCGTGTTGCTGCCGTCGATAACCAGGGCGTTGCGAATCAGCGTGTCGTACAGCATGTCAGTCTCCAGGCCTCAACTCCTGCCCTTGATCAAATGGTGATCGAACCCTTGCTCCACCAGGTAACGCCAGGCGACCTGGACCTCGTCGGGAATCACCTGCTCGGCCTGGAAGCCCAGCGCAGGGTAAACCATGATGCGGTGCACATCCCCGACCATTTCGTCGATCAGCCCCAGCACCCCGATCAGGTTGCTGATCTCCCCCGGAAAACTGAACGACGGCGCATCCACCCAAGCCTGCAGTTCGGGCCATTGGACAGGCAAGGTCAAGGCCACACGGCGGATCGAATTCGGCTTGGTCAGGAACGTCGCGCGACGCACCTGAGGAAACAGCGCCTTGGCGAATGCGATGTTCTCGGCAAAGTTGGTGGCGCGCGGTTCCAGGGTGAATTGATCCGTCGTCACCCCAAGCGCCAGGGCCCGTTGCGCAAAAATATCGGCTTCGGTGCGCTCCCACAAATGCTTCGTCCAGTTGCCGGTATTGCCGGTGAACAGCAGATGCGGGGCGATGCCTTTTTTCAGCAGTTCGCAGGCGTAATCGCAAACCCGCAAATCGTAGGAGCCACAGACCACGATCAGTTCGCAAGCCTGGTGCTGGCGCCCGGCCCCGAGGAAGTCCCACAGGACAGTGGCGTGCTGCAGGGTCGGCGTCATGAGCGGGCGAACCTCTGGGCAACCCGCCCACTGATGAACAGACCGCTATTGCCAAAGACGTGAGGCCCCAGATCGGTCAGCGCGACCGGCAGCGCGGTGAAATCCGCATACACCCGCGCCGCGCCGTGATCGGTCAACGTCGAATCATCGCCGATGCCGACACACAGCGCACCGCTGCTGATCGCCGACTGCACGCCGCTGACCGAGTCTTCGAACACCAGGCATTCATCGCTTTGGCGCTCCAGTTGTGCCGCCGCCAAACGATAGGCATCTGGCGCCGGCTTGCCACTGCGCACGTCGTCGCGGCAGATGATGCTGTCGAACACTGCGGTCAGATTATGTTGCTGCAAGACGTTGTCGACTCGCGCACGCCAACTGCTGGTGACCAGGGCCATGGGCACCGCGCACTCCTTCAGTTGGGCGATAAACGTGGCCACTCCCGGCACCAGCGCACAGGTTGACACCTGCTCGACGGCATCCACTTCCTGCTTGATCGCCACGCGCTGTTCCTCGTCAAACTGACCGAACAGCGCCTGCATGGTATGACCGCCCGGGCGGCCGTGAATGTGTTCGGTGATAAACGCCGGGTCCACGGCCACGCCGTAGCGCCCCGCGACGCTGGTCCAGGCGAATTCGATGACGTCGCGGGACTGGATAAGCACGCCATCCATATCAAAGCAGACGGCTGTAAACGTTCGTTGTGTCATGAGTTGAACTTCGCATCTTCTGATGAGCAATAAACGCCAGCACTGTGCCGATCAAGGCAAACAGCGCCATCACGTAGTAGGACCACTGCGGCTGCGTTTCGTACAGATAGCCGGCAAAAGGCGTGGCCAGGCCCATGGGCAGCGCAACCGCCAGGGAGTAATAGACGCCCTGAGTAAAGACCTGAATGTCTTGCGGCGCATGGTCACGGATAAACCGCATGATCGCCGAGTGATACGCGGCAAAACTCAGGGCGTGCAGACACTGCCCCAGCAGAATTACCGACACCGCATCACTGTTGGAAAACAACGCCCAGCGTAACGCTGCACAGACGCTGGAAAAGATCACGATCGACAACGGCGAACAGAACGACAGGACTTTATTGGAGAGCGCGAAATAGGTGATTTCCGCCAGCACCGCCACCGACCAGAACGCGCCGATGTAGGCCGAAGAGTAGCCTTTCACGCCCCAGCCAATCGACGCTGTGGAAAAGTACAAGGTGTGGCTCAGTTGGATAAAACTGGCGGCGGCAATCGCGATCAGCAGACTTTTATGTGCAAACAGCGCCTTCCAGTCCGGTCGTTTAATCGTGCGGCTGGCCGGCTGCAAATGCGCCCTGGACACTTGATGCTTCAAGCGCAAACACGCCAGCGCGGTGAACAACATGCTCGCCGCAATCACGATCGGCACCCAGGACTGGCTGTAGTGCGCGAACAACAAACCGCCGAGGGTCGAGGTCAGGATAAAGGCCGAAGAACCCACCGCCCGCACCCAGCCGTAGTTCTGCAAGGCTTGCTTGTCACGCTTGAGCAGATAGGACTCGGACAGGGGCAACACCACCATCCACAGCCCGCCAAACAGCACGCTCAGGCACACGAATATCCACAGGTGCGCCGGCATGAAATAGAACAGCAACGTACAGAACGCCGCCGAGAAACCGAGAAAAGCCGCGAGACGCAGTTGGTCCACGCGCCAGTCGGCCACGTAAGTGATAAATACCCCGGTAAACACCTGGGGCCAATAAGCCGCCGCAATCAGCAGGCCTATCTGGCTGGCGCTGAATCCCAGGGAATCCAGCCAGGTCGGCCAGAACGGATAGATAATCCCCTCTGCCGCAAAGAACCCGAAAAAGATCAAATACATTCGTCAACCATACGCTCAATGCTCCAGAGCAGGGCTCCACTGGAGCCCTGAAAACGATCCCTTATTCGAAGCGTTGTTGGGTGAAGCTGTTTTTGCCTTTGCGCCAGACAATCAGCGCTTCACTCATCACCACCAGATCGACCATGCCGTCTTTCAACGCATCCAGTGCGTCTTGGGATGAACACACTATCGGTTCTTCATGCCGGTTGAACGAGGTGTTGATCAGGGCGGCCTGGCCGGTCTTGTCATGCCAGGCGTTCAACAGGCGATGCATGAACCCGTCGCCTTGCGGGCGGATGATCTGCGGTCGCGCGGTGCCGTCGATGTGCACCACCGCTGGGCTGGCCTCGCGAAACTGCGGATGACAATCGTAGGTCATGGTCATGGTGTCTGCCGCGACCTGCTCCTCATCCCAGCCGACGTAGCACGCTGCGGCCTGCTCAATGGCCGTGACCGGGCCGAACGGCATGAATTCGGTGCGGTGCATGCGCTTGTTCAGCCAATCGTTCACCTCGGCATCCTGGGCGTGATAGACGATGCTGCGGTTGCACAGCGAACGCGGGCCGAATTCCATCTTGCCCTTGAACATGCCCAGCACCTGATTCTCCAGCAGCGCCTCGGTCAGGACCTCGATGATGTTCGACGGCGTGTGGTAGCCGAGTTCGGGGTAGTCGCGAGTGATCAGGTTGATGTTCTGCGAAACACTGCGCGATTCCGGCCCGAGGGTCATCGCCGGGTTCTTGAAGCGAGTGCCGTTTTCCAGGTACGCCGCCCCGACCGCCGCCGCCAATGCCAGGCC contains:
- a CDS encoding N-acyl-D-amino-acid deacylase family protein, producing the protein MLYDTLIRNALVIDGSNTPGYPADVAILNGRIERIGDLHDARAADEIDAAGRVLAPGFIDVHTHDDTVVIRQPQMLPKLSQGVTTVIVGNCGISASPVSLRGDPPDPMNLLGTRAAFVYPTFRDYRAAVEAANTTLNVAALVGHTALRSNHLDDLFRTATAQEISAMREQLRESLEAGALGLSTGLAYASAFSASTDEVMQLTEELSAFGAVYTTHLRSEFEPVLEAMDEAFQIGRHAKAPVIVSHLKCAGVGNWGRSPQLLASLEHAAKTHPVGCDCYPYAASSSTLDLKQVTDAHRITITWSTPHPEVSGRDLLDIAAEWGMPLLDAARRLQPAGAVYYGMDEADVRRILAHPLSMVGSDGLPEDPFPHPRLWGAFPRVLGHFSRDVGLFALHTAVHKMTGLSAARFGLKERGEIREGHWADLVLFDPLTIRDVADFHDPQRAAEGIDGVWVNGVLSYSEGQANGKREGRFLAREGDLRDGFR
- a CDS encoding YdcF family protein; protein product: MTPTLQHATVLWDFLGAGRQHQACELIVVCGSYDLRVCDYACELLKKGIAPHLLFTGNTGNWTKHLWERTEADIFAQRALALGVTTDQFTLEPRATNFAENIAFAKALFPQVRRATFLTKPNSIRRVALTLPVQWPELQAWVDAPSFSFPGEISNLIGVLGLIDEMVGDVHRIMVYPALGFQAEQVIPDEVQVAWRYLVEQGFDHHLIKGRS
- a CDS encoding HAD family hydrolase yields the protein MDGVLIQSRDVIEFAWTSVAGRYGVAVDPAFITEHIHGRPGGHTMQALFGQFDEEQRVAIKQEVDAVEQVSTCALVPGVATFIAQLKECAVPMALVTSSWRARVDNVLQQHNLTAVFDSIICRDDVRSGKPAPDAYRLAAAQLERQSDECLVFEDSVSGVQSAISSGALCVGIGDDSTLTDHGAARVYADFTALPVALTDLGPHVFGNSGLFISGRVAQRFARS
- a CDS encoding MFS transporter, translating into MYLIFFGFFAAEGIIYPFWPTWLDSLGFSASQIGLLIAAAYWPQVFTGVFITYVADWRVDQLRLAAFLGFSAAFCTLLFYFMPAHLWIFVCLSVLFGGLWMVVLPLSESYLLKRDKQALQNYGWVRAVGSSAFILTSTLGGLLFAHYSQSWVPIVIAASMLFTALACLRLKHQVSRAHLQPASRTIKRPDWKALFAHKSLLIAIAAASFIQLSHTLYFSTASIGWGVKGYSSAYIGAFWSVAVLAEITYFALSNKVLSFCSPLSIVIFSSVCAALRWALFSNSDAVSVILLGQCLHALSFAAYHSAIMRFIRDHAPQDIQVFTQGVYYSLAVALPMGLATPFAGYLYETQPQWSYYVMALFALIGTVLAFIAHQKMRSSTHDTTNVYSRLL